A genomic window from Vitis riparia cultivar Riparia Gloire de Montpellier isolate 1030 chromosome 18, EGFV_Vit.rip_1.0, whole genome shotgun sequence includes:
- the LOC117907721 gene encoding uncharacterized protein LOC117907721, translated as MSKSGEQLRKKTEEEERAEEKASKLQGLPMESSPYLKYTDLEDYKRQGYGTEGHLEPKPNQGGGGTDAPTLAGTNLSKGPASVVDAAHRVGIP; from the coding sequence ATGTCGAAGAGCGGCGAGCAGTTGAGAAAGAAGACGGAGGAGGAAGAGAGAGCAGAAGAAAAGGCCTCCAAACTCCAGGGCCTGCCAATGGAGAGCAGCCCTTATCTCAAGTATACTGATTTGGAGGATTACAAACGCCAAGGCTACGGCACCGAAGGACACCTGGAACCTAAGCCTAATCAAGGCGGTGGCGGCACCGATGCTCCCACCCTCGCCGGAACTAACCTCTCCAAGGGACCAGCCTCCGTTGTAGACGCGGCCCACCGCGTTGGCATCCCCTGA
- the LOC117906411 gene encoding protein CUP-SHAPED COTYLEDON 3, producing MLAMEEVLCELSREDINEQGLPPGFRFHPTDEELITFYLASKVFNGSFCGVEIAEVDLNRCEPWELPDVAKMGEREWYFFSLRDRKYPTGLRTNRATGAGYWKATGKDREVHSASSGALLGMKKTLVFYKGRAPRGEKTKWVMHEYRLDGDFSYRHTCKEEWVICRIFHKTGEKKNPMFQGQAYLLGSSAAAAVATSSLPALLESQTTLLESQSHPTMQGGISSSFLVHHHHDQESNELKALINPVLSQSPLAFPINSGFQSCSFSTTPTTTTTIPNSNKINSTTGNNNPSTSILFKSLLSHQECSLKEQTTIPKQCKTEANFSHFQLPDANMHWVDRMNSNLHQNPLFFEMDYCSGGVLGFTAATATGGGGGGASAAATSAVASAAETVHEMSTSIAFNRAGFQMMVDFPIRVPGGESWPLDP from the exons ATGTTGGCTATGGAGGAAGTTCTGTGTGAGCTGAGCAGAGAGGACATAAATGAGCAAGGTTTGCCTCCTGGGTTTAGGTTCCACCCCACTGATGAAGAGCTGATAACCTTTTATCTGGCTTCGAAGGTGTTTAATGGGAGTTTCTGTGGTGTGGAGATTGCTGAGGTTGACCTCAACAGATGCGAGCCTTGGGAGCTTCCAG ATGTAGCAAAGATGGGAGAAAGAGAGTGGTATTTCTTCAGTTTAAGGGACAGAAAGTACCCAACAGGGTTGAGAACAAACAGGGCAACTGGAGCTGGGTATTGGAAAGCAACAGGGAAAGATAGAGAAGTGCACAGCGCCTCAAGCGGAGCCTTACTTGGGATGAAGAAAACCCTAGTTTTCTACAAGGGAAGAGCACCCAGAGGCGAGAAAACCAAGTGGGTTATGCACGAGTACCGCCTCGACGGCGACTTCTCCTACCGCCACACGTGCAAG GAGGAATGGGTGATTTGCAGAATATTTCACAAAACTGGGGAGAAGAAGAACCCGATGTTCCAAGGGCAGGCGTATCTGCTGGGGAGttcagcagcagcagcagtagCCACTAGTTCGTTGCCTGCGTTGCTGGAAAGCCAAACAACACTGTTGGAGAGTCAATCTCACCCCACAATGCAAGGTGGTATCTCAAGCTCTTTTCTGGTTCATCACCACCATGACCAAGAAAGCAATGAGCTGAAGGCCCTGATAAACCCAGTTTTGTCCCAGTCTCCTTTGGCGTTTCCAATAAATAGTGGGTTCCAGAGCTGCTCCTTTTCAACAactcccaccaccaccaccaccatcccAAACTCGAACAAAATTAATAGCACCACCGGCAACAACAACCCATCAACATCCATCCTCTTCAAGTCCCTCCTCTCACATCAGGAATGCAGTTTGAAGGAACAGACCACTATTCCGAAACAGTGCAAGACAGAGGCCAACTTTTCCCATTTCCAACTACCTGATGCTAACATGCACTGGGTGGACAGGATGAACTCGAACCTGCATCAAAATCCCTTGTTTTTTGAGATGGATTATTGTAGCGGTGGTGTATTGGGGTTCACAGCAGCAACTGCtactggtggtggtggtggtggtgcttCTGCTGCTGCTACTTCCGCTGTTGCTTCTGCTGCAGAAACTGTTCATGAGATGTCCACTTCAATTGCTTTCAACAGGGCCGGCTTCCAGATGATGGTAGATTTTCCCATCAGAGTCCCCGGAGGAGAATCTTGGCCATTGGATCCTTGA